AAACATTAATTATAGGACCCACTGAATCCTAAACCGGTCGCAGATATTAACTACCAACTATTTTATTTTATCATAAGATGTGGATGAAACTAACCAAGAGTCATTTGTAttcctttttctttctttgagTTTTATTGACTGACTATGAGAAAAAAAGTAGGCACAGCTCACTTTATAAactttacttttattttaattttaacaaCCCATGAAAAATATTTATTATAGAAGATTACTAAAGTCCAAGGGAAGTTCTTACAGAGGAGCAAGTGAGCAACCATAGGCAAGAAGATCACTGTCCTCTGATACAACTGCTGCAATTCCACCTTGTCAGCATCAAGACTGGATAAATACGCTAATTGTGCATCCGCCTCATACGGTGCGACTACAAACTCTATATTCTCTGATCTTAAAATCTGGGTGTTCCAAATAGTCAGTAAGTATACAGATTTCATATCTAATAAATAAGGTCTTGGTACATATTCAAATTAAAATAGGCCCACTAACAACATAAATAATCCAATTCATCAAGACTCAAAATTCACTCCATATATGTCGCATGAAGATATAGCAAAAGGGTTAAAGTTTTTTGACTCCCATCACCTCAATTGTTATAGCTTTCTCTGAGATATCAACAATTTTAGCTCTAAATATGTCCACTAACCACTTGAcctgaaaagtaagaatcacaaaagaacatggtaagatagaTTTGAGTGTATATGTtcattgcaacttatcagaacagTTCAGTACTTCAGTGTAACATATATAACACTCATTAACCAAAACATGAAGAGCATGGCATAATTACTTAAATACCTCTAAACGGTATCTTGGATCTGCATTTATCTTGATGAGCATCAACACACGTTCTACTTGTGGCTCCTTTGAGATATCTTCAACCTATTAAAATGGTCAATTTGACAGTTAAAGATTTAAAAAACAAATAGACGATATGATGAATCAATCAATAGTCAGAATGTAAGTCAAAACCTTTAAAACATTAACAAGCTTTAGAAGTTGTTTCATAACTTGCTCTAGCATTCTTTCAATCCCAGTTACAACTATAGTAAAAAGAGCTTTGTCCTTGTTTAAACCAACAGCAAGTGACTCGATATTATACCCTCTCCTTGCAAAGACTCCTGCAATCCGGTTTATCATTCCACTTTTGTCACCAACAAACACTGAAATCGTGTGGCGCCTCACCCTGAAAAAAAAGTCTTTTTGATTGTTTGTCATCCATGTACTTACAGAAAAGGTTATTTTGTAAGATAAATGTGTCTTGCACTTCATGCTTATCTTCGTTAACTTCCTATGCTTCTTAAATGGACTATCATATACCACTATTCTACTAATGCAAAATAAGTATATTTGTAAGATACCAGTTATGAAAGAGCACATGCAAATAATTAAACCCAACCAAATATGTCAAACAGCACTTATGAAGGAATTTGGCTATACCAGAGTTATGTCTAGGCCCGAAAAGTAGATACTGCATTTTAAAGGTGAACCCCGTTGAACCTGCAGCATGCGCAGAACTGTCAAATTGCTCCTGCAATGCCAATGATTGCTGAAGAGTAACCACAACATCAGCCATTGTCGAGCGCTTTTTTCTGGAGCTGTTTAAACATCTGATTTCCTAGTTAAGTGCCCGGTCATGGAGTACTCAGGATCTAGATACCCAAAAGTGCCTTTAAGATCACAAATAGTTGAAATCACTtaataaatcaaaacaaaaacaccTTAAAGAATACCCATAAAGATTAATACCGATAAAAAGTCCAAATCGGCATGATCAATGAGCTCTGATTGTGACATCGTTAGGGCTTGGGAATCCATCTTCAACCATCTTAGGGGAAACCTGTACAAAAAACCCAAAGAAGATCTATGGTGAAAACCTGTTCAAATCAACAAATCGTTTAAATAGATAAAAAAAtaaccaccaccatcttcaccaGATGCGACGGCTAGGGATCCATCTTCAACCATTTGCACACCACACCGTCACAGGAAGGGTTCATGGATTTGAAATCGAATGAAAGTAACACCGGTCATGGATTTGAAATCGAATGAAAGTAACACCCTAGATCTTATGAAATCCTCACAGATCTGTTCATGAGtcgccgagagagagagagagagagagagagagagagaaggttgATGAAGTTTAGTGAGATGTGCGAGTTGTGAGAGGGAAGGGAATGGGCCAGATGTAAGTAAGATCCTTGAGTAGCAGCTTGAATCGTCTTGGAGGAAAACCCTAGATCCAGATCTGGAATCGTAAGAGAAAGAGAGAAGAGCAGGGAA
This genomic stretch from Helianthus annuus cultivar XRQ/B chromosome 8, HanXRQr2.0-SUNRISE, whole genome shotgun sequence harbors:
- the LOC110876761 gene encoding acetolactate synthase small subunit 1, chloroplastic, which translates into the protein MINRIAGVFARRGYNIESLAVGLNKDKALFTIVVTGIERMLEQVMKQLLKLVNVLKVEDISKEPQVERVLMLIKINADPRYRLEVKWLVDIFRAKIVDISEKAITIEVMGVKKL